In Streptomyces sp. NBC_00091, the following proteins share a genomic window:
- a CDS encoding chitinase C-terminal domain-containing protein, which translates to MPSPTRMRAMLLASGAAIAGMLVGGLSTGVSHAADNESCRPDGLYKTTGVDVPYCSVYDSEGREKMGADHQRRVIGYFTGWRTGKDGTPAYLANNVPWSKVTHLNYAFAHVGADNKISVGADNANNAATGMTWPGVAGAEMDPALPYKGHFNLLNKFKKQYPNVKTLVSVGGWAETGGYFGDDGNRVASGGFYSMATNADGSVNQAGIDTFADSSVEFVRKYGFNGVDIDYEYPTTMKDAGNPLDWQLSNARRAGLVKGYDVLMRTLREKLDRAGAADGKHYLLSVAAPSSGYLLRGMETFQMQKYLDYVNIMSYDLHGAWNEYVGPNASLFDDGKDAELAAAGVYSTSQYGGVGYLNTDWAYHYFRGSMPSGRINIGLPYYTRGFKNVQGGTDGLWGKAPATSCPAGAGLTKCGDGAVGIDNLWHDLDTNGVESPAGSNPMWHAKNLEKGVVGDYVTKYGFPANTTLTGSYARKYDSTLVAPWLWNAQKKVFLSTEDEQSVAAKADYVVNKGIGGTMVWELAGDYSYNAAKGQYEMGDTLTSLMYDKFKAASPYGAKKAGAALPAQAVDIKTEFTEFKLGDSNYPITPKLKITNNTKTTLPGGTEFQFDYGTSAPANASDQSGFGTKVIATGHTGNNIGGLKGDFQRVSLKLPAWQTLAPGASVDLAFNYYLPVSTPSNWTVNVSGTTYALAGDLARGTTVTEPGGTQPPTTPPTTPPTTPPTTPPTTPPGGTCTNPAYVAGTVYNSGNVVSHKGRNWKAQWWTQNEEPGTTGEWGVWKDQGAC; encoded by the coding sequence ATGCCGTCCCCCACACGTATGAGAGCGATGCTCCTGGCATCCGGCGCCGCAATCGCCGGAATGCTGGTCGGCGGGCTCTCCACCGGCGTCTCCCATGCCGCCGACAACGAAAGCTGTCGCCCCGACGGGCTGTACAAGACGACCGGTGTCGACGTCCCGTACTGCTCGGTCTACGACTCCGAAGGCCGCGAGAAGATGGGCGCCGACCACCAGCGCCGCGTCATCGGCTACTTCACCGGCTGGCGCACCGGCAAGGACGGCACCCCCGCCTACCTCGCCAACAACGTCCCGTGGTCCAAGGTCACGCACCTGAACTACGCCTTCGCCCACGTCGGCGCCGACAACAAGATCTCGGTCGGGGCGGACAACGCGAACAACGCCGCCACCGGGATGACCTGGCCAGGAGTCGCGGGCGCCGAGATGGACCCGGCCCTCCCGTACAAGGGCCACTTCAACCTGCTGAACAAATTCAAGAAGCAGTACCCGAACGTCAAGACGCTCGTCTCGGTCGGCGGCTGGGCCGAGACCGGCGGCTACTTCGGCGACGACGGCAACCGGGTCGCCTCCGGCGGGTTCTACTCGATGGCCACCAACGCCGACGGCTCGGTCAACCAGGCCGGCATCGACACCTTCGCGGACTCCTCGGTGGAGTTCGTCCGCAAGTACGGCTTCAACGGCGTCGACATCGACTACGAGTACCCGACCACCATGAAGGACGCGGGCAACCCGCTGGACTGGCAGCTGTCCAACGCCCGCCGCGCCGGACTGGTCAAGGGCTACGACGTCCTGATGAGGACGCTGCGCGAGAAGCTCGACCGCGCCGGCGCCGCCGACGGCAAGCACTACCTGCTCTCCGTCGCCGCCCCCTCCTCCGGCTACCTGCTGCGGGGCATGGAGACGTTCCAGATGCAGAAGTACCTGGACTACGTCAACATCATGTCCTACGACCTGCACGGCGCCTGGAACGAGTACGTCGGCCCCAACGCCTCCCTCTTCGACGACGGCAAGGACGCCGAACTGGCGGCCGCGGGCGTCTACTCCACCTCCCAGTACGGCGGTGTCGGCTACCTCAACACCGACTGGGCGTACCACTACTTCCGCGGTTCGATGCCCTCGGGCCGGATCAACATCGGCCTGCCGTACTACACCCGCGGCTTCAAGAACGTGCAGGGCGGCACGGACGGCCTGTGGGGCAAGGCCCCCGCCACCAGCTGCCCGGCGGGCGCCGGTCTGACCAAGTGCGGTGACGGTGCGGTCGGCATCGACAACCTGTGGCACGACCTGGACACCAACGGCGTCGAGTCCCCGGCGGGCTCGAACCCGATGTGGCACGCGAAGAACCTGGAGAAGGGTGTCGTCGGCGACTACGTCACCAAGTACGGCTTCCCCGCGAACACCACGCTGACCGGCAGCTACGCCCGCAAGTACGACTCCACGCTGGTGGCGCCGTGGCTGTGGAACGCGCAGAAGAAGGTCTTCCTGTCGACGGAGGACGAGCAGTCGGTGGCCGCCAAGGCCGACTACGTGGTGAACAAGGGCATCGGCGGCACGATGGTGTGGGAGCTGGCCGGCGACTACTCCTACAACGCGGCCAAGGGCCAGTACGAGATGGGCGACACGCTCACCTCGCTGATGTACGACAAGTTCAAGGCGGCCTCCCCGTACGGCGCGAAGAAGGCGGGCGCCGCCCTGCCCGCGCAGGCCGTGGACATCAAGACGGAGTTCACCGAGTTCAAGCTGGGCGACTCCAACTACCCGATCACCCCGAAGCTCAAGATCACCAACAACACGAAGACGACGCTGCCCGGCGGCACCGAGTTCCAGTTCGACTACGGCACCTCGGCCCCGGCCAACGCCTCGGACCAGTCCGGCTTCGGCACGAAGGTGATCGCCACCGGCCACACCGGCAACAACATCGGTGGCCTGAAGGGCGACTTCCAGCGGGTCTCCCTGAAGCTCCCGGCCTGGCAGACGCTGGCCCCGGGCGCCTCGGTCGACCTGGCCTTCAACTACTACCTGCCGGTGTCCACGCCCTCCAACTGGACGGTGAACGTCTCCGGCACCACCTACGCCCTCGCCGGGGACCTGGCGCGCGGCACCACGGTGACGGAGCCCGGCGGCACCCAGCCCCCGACCACTCCCCCCACCACGCCCCCGACCACGCCCCCGACGACGCCGCCGACCACGCCTCCGGGCGGGACCTGCACCAACCCGGCGTACGTGGCGGGCACGGTCTACAACAGCGGGAACGTGGTCTCGCACAAGGGCCGCAACTGGAAGGCCCAGTGGTGGACGCAGAACGAGGAGCCCGGCACCACCGGCGAGTGGGGCGTCTGGAAGGACCAGGGCGCCTGCTGA
- the ribD gene encoding bifunctional diaminohydroxyphosphoribosylaminopyrimidine deaminase/5-amino-6-(5-phosphoribosylamino)uracil reductase RibD, whose translation MRRAIELAARGLGSTSPNPVVGCVITDPTGAVVGEGWHQRAGGPHAEVHALRAAGEAARGGTAYVTLEPCNHTGRTGPCARALIEAGITRVVYAVSDPNPQASGGGATLRAAGIATEAGLLADEAEQGNAAWLTSVRLGRPHVTWKYAATLDGRSAAEDGSSRWITSPESRADVHRLRAEADAVLVGGGTLRADDPHLAVRGIDGAVQPLRVALDTRAGLPPAARILDDAAPTLLVTGEDADTRHLPGTDVLRLPLHDGRVAVGELLEQLYARGVRSVLLEGGPTLAGSFLEAGAVDRVVGYIAPALLGAGPAALAGAGITNIAHAVRLEITEAVRTGTDLRITAVPVHAVPANAPKEH comes from the coding sequence ATGCGCCGGGCCATCGAGCTCGCCGCCCGCGGACTCGGCTCCACCAGCCCCAACCCCGTCGTCGGCTGCGTCATCACCGACCCCACGGGCGCCGTCGTCGGCGAAGGCTGGCACCAGCGGGCCGGCGGCCCCCACGCCGAGGTCCACGCCCTGCGCGCGGCAGGCGAGGCCGCCCGCGGCGGCACCGCCTACGTCACCCTCGAACCCTGCAACCACACGGGCCGTACGGGCCCCTGCGCCCGCGCCCTCATCGAGGCCGGCATCACCCGCGTGGTCTACGCCGTCTCCGACCCGAACCCGCAGGCCAGCGGCGGCGGAGCCACCCTGCGCGCCGCCGGGATCGCCACCGAGGCCGGACTCCTCGCCGACGAGGCCGAACAGGGCAACGCCGCCTGGCTGACCTCCGTACGCCTGGGCCGCCCGCACGTCACCTGGAAGTACGCCGCCACCCTCGACGGCCGCAGCGCCGCCGAGGACGGCAGCAGCCGCTGGATCACCTCCCCCGAGTCCCGCGCCGACGTCCACCGGCTGCGCGCCGAGGCCGACGCCGTCCTCGTCGGCGGCGGCACCCTGCGCGCCGACGACCCCCACCTGGCCGTCCGCGGCATCGATGGGGCCGTCCAGCCGCTGCGCGTCGCCCTCGACACCCGCGCCGGCCTCCCGCCGGCCGCCCGCATCCTCGACGACGCCGCGCCCACCCTGCTCGTCACCGGCGAGGACGCCGACACCCGGCACCTGCCCGGCACCGACGTGCTCCGGCTGCCCCTGCACGACGGCCGCGTCGCCGTCGGCGAACTCCTCGAGCAGCTGTACGCCCGCGGCGTGCGCTCCGTCCTCCTCGAAGGCGGCCCCACCCTCGCCGGGTCCTTCCTGGAGGCCGGGGCGGTCGACCGCGTCGTCGGCTACATCGCCCCGGCCCTCCTCGGCGCCGGACCCGCCGCCCTCGCGGGCGCCGGCATCACGAACATCGCCCACGCGGTCCGCCTCGAGATCACCGAGGCCGTCCGCACCGGCACCGATCTGCGCATCACCGCCGTACCCGTCCACGCCGTCCCCGCCAACGCCCCCAAGGAGCACTGA
- a CDS encoding riboflavin synthase, which yields MFTGIVEELGEVTAVEQLAEASRFRLRGPVVTEGAKHGDSIAVNGVCLTVVETADGEFTADVMQETLNRSSLGALAEGSRVNLERPMALGGRLGGHLVQGHVDGTGRILSRTPSEHWEIVKVSLPENLARYVVEKGSITVDGVSLTVVEAAADYFTISLIPTTLALTTLGIKQSGDPVNLEVDVLAKYVERLLAAGVNPLHAKETDQ from the coding sequence GTGTTCACCGGAATCGTCGAAGAACTGGGCGAGGTCACCGCCGTCGAGCAGCTCGCCGAGGCCTCCCGCTTCCGCCTGCGCGGCCCCGTCGTGACCGAAGGCGCCAAGCACGGCGACTCGATCGCCGTCAACGGCGTCTGCCTGACCGTGGTGGAGACCGCCGACGGCGAGTTCACCGCCGACGTCATGCAGGAGACCCTCAACCGCTCCAGCCTCGGCGCACTGGCCGAGGGCTCCCGGGTCAACCTGGAGCGCCCCATGGCCCTCGGCGGACGGCTCGGCGGCCACCTGGTGCAGGGACACGTGGACGGCACCGGCCGGATCCTCTCGCGCACCCCCTCGGAGCACTGGGAGATCGTCAAGGTCTCGCTCCCGGAGAACCTCGCACGGTACGTCGTGGAGAAGGGCTCCATCACGGTGGACGGCGTCAGCCTCACCGTGGTCGAGGCCGCCGCCGACTACTTCACCATCAGCCTCATCCCCACCACCCTCGCGCTAACCACCCTCGGCATCAAGCAGAGCGGCGACCCGGTCAACCTCGAGGTCGACGTCCTCGCGAAGTACGTCGAGCGCCTGCTGGCCGCCGGTGTGAACCCCCTCCACGCGAAGGAGACCGACCAGTGA
- a CDS encoding nicotinamide mononucleotide transporter family protein, producing the protein MTALTWLNAEAFEVFGQKVIWSDMIGNLMGLAALALGWRRSIWTWPAQLLSGLILVAAYASAHLAGGIGKQLLVISVAVWGWRAWQLGRRSAQDGSIAVRTATWKERGLLLAGAAAGTLAVGGLFTVYPNLSWSPWADAYIFVGTIVAMVAQARGLVEFWFAWLLVDLVGVPLAFNSGLAFSGLVYVVYFALVLWGAYDWYQRSRTTPATALEGATA; encoded by the coding sequence GTGACCGCCCTGACCTGGCTCAACGCCGAGGCCTTCGAGGTCTTCGGCCAGAAGGTCATCTGGTCCGACATGATCGGCAACCTGATGGGCCTGGCCGCCCTCGCCCTCGGCTGGCGCCGCTCCATATGGACCTGGCCCGCCCAGCTCCTCTCCGGCCTGATCCTGGTCGCCGCCTACGCCTCCGCCCACCTCGCGGGCGGCATCGGCAAGCAGCTCCTCGTGATCTCCGTCGCCGTCTGGGGCTGGCGCGCCTGGCAGCTCGGCCGCCGCAGCGCCCAGGACGGCTCCATCGCCGTGCGCACCGCCACCTGGAAGGAACGCGGACTGCTCCTCGCCGGAGCGGCGGCCGGCACCCTCGCCGTCGGCGGCCTGTTCACCGTCTACCCGAACCTGTCCTGGAGCCCGTGGGCCGACGCCTACATCTTCGTCGGCACGATCGTGGCGATGGTGGCCCAGGCCCGGGGCCTCGTCGAGTTCTGGTTCGCCTGGCTCCTCGTCGACCTCGTCGGCGTCCCCCTCGCCTTCAACAGCGGCCTGGCCTTCTCCGGCCTCGTCTACGTCGTCTACTTCGCGCTCGTCCTGTGGGGCGCCTACGACTGGTACCAGCGCTCGCGCACCACCCCCGCCACGGCCCTCGAAGGAGCAACGGCATGA
- a CDS encoding bifunctional 3,4-dihydroxy-2-butanone-4-phosphate synthase/GTP cyclohydrolase II yields the protein MTTILKPVPDPAEPAAQETFRLDPVEQAIRDIAAGRPVVVVDDEDRENEGDLVIAAEKATPEIVAFMMSECRGLICAPMEGPELERLELPQMVQNNTESMKTAFTVSVDASAEHGVTTGISAADRATTLRLLANGTSGAGDFVRPGHIFPLRAKPGGVLVRNGHTEAAVDLARLAGLRPAGAIVEIAGEDGVMLRLPELIPFARKHGLTIISIEDLIAYRRSAEPTVRREAEVSLPTAFGAFTAYGYRSTADGVEHVALVHGEVGDGKDVLVRMHSECLTGDIFASQRCDCGPQLHASMERIKAEGRGVVVYLRGHEGRGIGLLSKLRAYELQERGRDTLDANLELGLPADARDYGAGAQILADLGVRSVRLLTNNPDKADALVQHGIAVAGREPMPVEAGEHNLRYLRTKRDRMGHDLPWLEGAVPTSACGNQ from the coding sequence ATGACCACCATCCTCAAGCCCGTGCCGGACCCGGCCGAGCCCGCCGCGCAGGAGACCTTCCGCCTCGACCCCGTCGAGCAGGCCATCCGCGACATCGCCGCGGGCCGCCCCGTGGTCGTCGTCGACGACGAGGACCGCGAGAACGAGGGCGACCTCGTCATCGCCGCCGAGAAGGCCACCCCCGAGATCGTCGCGTTCATGATGAGCGAGTGCCGCGGCCTGATCTGCGCCCCGATGGAGGGCCCCGAGCTGGAGCGCCTGGAGCTCCCGCAGATGGTCCAGAACAACACCGAGTCGATGAAGACCGCCTTCACCGTCTCCGTCGACGCGAGCGCCGAGCACGGCGTCACCACCGGCATCTCCGCCGCCGACCGCGCCACCACCCTGCGCCTCCTGGCCAACGGCACCTCCGGGGCCGGCGACTTCGTCCGCCCCGGCCACATCTTCCCGCTGCGCGCCAAGCCCGGCGGCGTACTGGTCCGCAACGGCCACACCGAGGCCGCCGTCGACCTCGCCCGCCTCGCGGGCCTGCGCCCCGCCGGCGCCATCGTGGAGATCGCCGGCGAGGACGGGGTCATGCTGCGGCTGCCCGAGCTGATCCCCTTCGCCCGCAAGCACGGCCTGACGATCATCTCCATCGAGGACCTGATCGCCTACCGCCGCTCCGCCGAGCCCACCGTGCGCCGCGAGGCCGAGGTCAGCCTGCCGACCGCCTTCGGCGCGTTCACGGCGTACGGCTACCGCTCCACCGCCGACGGGGTCGAGCACGTCGCGCTCGTCCACGGAGAGGTCGGCGACGGCAAGGACGTCCTGGTCCGGATGCACTCCGAATGCCTGACCGGCGACATCTTCGCCTCCCAGCGCTGCGACTGCGGCCCCCAGCTGCACGCCTCCATGGAGCGCATCAAGGCCGAGGGCCGCGGCGTGGTCGTCTACCTGCGCGGCCACGAGGGCCGCGGCATCGGACTGCTGTCCAAGCTGCGCGCCTACGAACTCCAGGAGCGCGGCCGCGACACCCTGGACGCCAACCTGGAACTCGGCCTGCCCGCCGACGCCCGGGACTACGGGGCCGGCGCCCAGATCCTCGCCGACCTCGGCGTCCGCAGCGTCCGGCTGCTCACCAACAACCCCGACAAGGCCGACGCCCTCGTCCAGCACGGCATCGCCGTCGCCGGCCGGGAGCCGATGCCCGTCGAGGCCGGCGAGCACAACCTGCGGTACCTGCGCACCAAGCGGGACCGGATGGGCCACGACCTGCCCTGGCTGGAGGGGGCCGTGCCCACCTCCGCCTGCGGCAACCAGTGA
- the ribH gene encoding 6,7-dimethyl-8-ribityllumazine synthase, translating into MSGKGAPELSVKNCGNLRVAVIAAQWHEKVMDGLVDGALRALHELGIDEPTLLRVPGSFELPVVAKVLAGRGYDAIVALGVVIRGGTPHFDYVCQGVTQGLVQVSIDTGVPVGFGVLTCDNDEQALDRAGLEGSNEDKGHEAVTAAVSTAMTLRTVSEPWR; encoded by the coding sequence GTGAGCGGCAAGGGCGCACCCGAACTGAGCGTGAAGAACTGCGGCAACCTCCGGGTGGCCGTGATCGCGGCCCAGTGGCACGAGAAGGTCATGGACGGGCTGGTCGACGGCGCCCTGCGGGCCCTGCACGAGCTGGGCATCGACGAGCCCACCCTGCTGCGCGTCCCCGGCAGCTTCGAGCTCCCGGTCGTGGCGAAGGTACTGGCCGGTCGCGGTTACGATGCCATCGTCGCCCTCGGCGTGGTCATCCGCGGCGGCACCCCGCACTTCGACTACGTCTGCCAGGGCGTCACCCAGGGCCTGGTGCAGGTGTCGATCGACACCGGAGTCCCCGTCGGCTTCGGCGTCCTGACCTGCGACAACGACGAGCAGGCGCTGGACCGCGCCGGACTCGAGGGGTCGAACGAGGACAAGGGGCACGAAGCGGTCACCGCCGCCGTCTCCACCGCCATGACCCTGCGGACCGTCAGCGAACCCTGGCGCTAG
- a CDS encoding phosphoribosyl-ATP diphosphatase, translating to MANKPTKSFEELFTELQLKAANGDPSSSRTAELVGKGVHAIGKKVVEEAAEVWMAAEYEGKEAAAEEISQLLYHVQVMMVARGISLEDVYAHL from the coding sequence ATGGCGAACAAACCCACCAAGAGTTTCGAAGAGCTCTTCACCGAGCTCCAGCTCAAGGCCGCCAACGGCGACCCCAGTTCCTCCCGCACCGCCGAGCTCGTGGGCAAGGGCGTCCATGCCATCGGCAAGAAGGTCGTCGAGGAGGCCGCCGAGGTCTGGATGGCCGCCGAGTACGAGGGCAAGGAAGCCGCCGCCGAGGAGATCTCCCAGCTGCTCTACCACGTCCAGGTGATGATGGTGGCGCGCGGGATCTCCCTCGAGGACGTCTACGCGCACCTCTAG